A window of Haliscomenobacter hydrossis DSM 1100 contains these coding sequences:
- a CDS encoding S46 family peptidase produces MQNALSIFFSHRFHADYRTDFTQKNLCKICEKNLHEICVKEKSPIQGIKNYVILLFFFTINFALHAQEGFWSIDQIPQVQEKLQAAGLVFPLEKLTTAKQDGLANAVIRFAYGNAVFLNAQGLAFGILSPSVVPDSIWPLMETNQGVWLAQSGQEIPLKGFPAEVYVNSKPLKDQRLEPGQAFFFTSYETQPDGSSYAIETHLAGAQSSQVVEQRYKRYTALQLIGVIRLPLEDTQEQQIGVLLRIHASPEKAQNAETLAAATPYIPLGKHELNQPNHVVLGHPRGSSIHRLGFELDCALEMAKCHQDLDRALGAYVTRQPFITEDGVFRYYEDQQLLAQALPKRAIQEAEFRHQLSQRPELKSRYGTLLDSCRLAFQDLKRYVPAQVYTKGIVYSPCSFFEAVRLFTMWRGRMGTSAHRLPSPEESQYFPEVFNRLPATENELLLPGLLQRYYQNLPAEHLAPYAVRQAVYANKDYARLSETLLIKSKFSQPELISDWLNEDFLSNIDVLAVDPAVQLVDSMLQFFADKVVPAMGKARQKAYRKADELRLAMGEVVPNYPAYPDADHSLRLSYGTLLDGSTESTPYLLSNAHVLEDQLGSPVLNQEGKLIGIVKGLTTAALGNAYFYDPESSRAQIWTIESIRKRIQAHPFGADLLREWQ; encoded by the coding sequence ATGCAGAACGCTTTATCTATTTTTTTTTCACACAGATTTCACGCAGATTATCGCACAGATTTCACACAGAAAAATCTGTGTAAAATCTGTGAAAAAAATCTGCATGAAATCTGTGTAAAAGAAAAAAGCCCAATCCAGGGTATAAAGAATTATGTTATACTTCTATTTTTTTTCACCATCAACTTTGCACTCCATGCCCAGGAAGGCTTCTGGAGCATCGATCAAATTCCACAAGTTCAGGAAAAACTCCAGGCTGCCGGACTTGTGTTTCCCCTTGAAAAATTGACCACCGCCAAACAAGATGGCTTGGCCAATGCCGTCATTCGTTTTGCTTATGGCAACGCCGTTTTCCTCAATGCCCAAGGTTTGGCGTTTGGAATCCTCAGCCCCTCGGTAGTGCCCGATTCCATTTGGCCCCTCATGGAAACCAATCAAGGCGTTTGGCTGGCCCAAAGCGGGCAAGAAATCCCCCTCAAAGGTTTTCCTGCGGAAGTATATGTCAACTCAAAGCCCTTAAAAGACCAAAGGCTGGAACCGGGTCAGGCCTTCTTTTTCACCTCGTACGAAACCCAACCCGACGGTAGCTCTTATGCGATTGAAACGCACCTCGCCGGGGCCCAATCATCGCAAGTAGTCGAGCAGCGCTACAAAAGGTATACGGCGCTGCAATTGATTGGCGTCATTCGACTGCCATTGGAAGACACGCAGGAACAGCAAATCGGGGTACTCCTCCGGATACACGCAAGCCCTGAAAAAGCGCAAAATGCCGAAACTCTAGCGGCAGCTACCCCCTATATTCCCCTCGGTAAACACGAATTAAACCAGCCCAATCATGTGGTATTGGGGCATCCACGCGGCTCATCCATTCATCGTCTGGGGTTTGAACTGGACTGCGCCCTGGAAATGGCCAAATGCCACCAGGATCTGGATCGCGCCTTGGGCGCTTACGTCACCCGACAACCTTTCATCACCGAAGATGGGGTATTCAGATATTACGAAGACCAGCAATTGTTGGCCCAGGCATTGCCCAAACGCGCCATCCAGGAGGCGGAGTTTCGCCACCAACTGAGCCAGCGCCCCGAGCTCAAGTCTCGCTATGGAACCTTGTTGGATTCTTGTCGACTGGCTTTTCAGGATTTGAAGCGTTATGTGCCTGCACAAGTATACACCAAGGGCATCGTGTACAGTCCTTGCAGTTTTTTTGAAGCCGTGCGGCTTTTTACCATGTGGCGAGGCAGGATGGGCACTTCGGCGCACCGTTTGCCCAGTCCGGAAGAAAGTCAATATTTTCCGGAGGTTTTTAACCGCTTACCCGCAACCGAAAATGAGTTGCTGTTGCCCGGACTGCTGCAACGTTACTACCAAAACTTACCAGCTGAGCACCTGGCCCCTTACGCCGTTCGCCAGGCGGTATACGCCAATAAGGATTACGCCCGACTCAGTGAAACCCTGCTGATCAAAAGCAAATTCAGCCAACCCGAATTGATCAGCGACTGGTTAAATGAAGATTTTTTGTCCAATATCGATGTGCTCGCCGTTGATCCGGCGGTACAATTGGTAGACAGCATGCTGCAATTTTTTGCCGACAAGGTAGTCCCGGCAATGGGCAAAGCCAGGCAAAAAGCCTACCGCAAAGCCGATGAATTGCGCCTGGCCATGGGCGAAGTGGTGCCCAATTATCCGGCTTATCCGGATGCTGACCACTCCTTGCGCTTGAGTTATGGCACCCTTTTAGATGGAAGTACGGAATCCACTCCTTACTTGCTCAGCAACGCGCATGTCCTGGAAGATCAATTGGGCAGTCCCGTTTTAAATCAGGAAGGCAAACTGATTGGCATCGTCAAAGGTTTGACCACCGCTGCGCTGGGCAATGCCTATTTTTACGATCCTGAAAGCAGCCGAGCCCAGATTTGGACCATTGAATCCATACGCAAACGCATCCAGGCCCACCCATTTGGCGCAGATTTATTGCGTGAATGGCAGTAG
- a CDS encoding 1-acyl-sn-glycerol-3-phosphate acyltransferase, with product MLYYLVRPIARLGTYIFFRKIYFANEDRIPHNKSVILAINHPTGFMEPIIMAVLLSKPLHFLVRGDFFSKKIYGSLLRALHMIPIFRMRDTTGFSGVKSNFSTFEACYAGLKAGKIIMIFPEGRTELEKRLRPLQRGLVRIAFGTLERYPDLEDLYVVPVGVNFTDGEQARSEVMINFGEPLSTRTFYQTGTATEGDALLEALAAAMAKNIVIVKDAADDELAEILLTLDRNERREKIFPVIADDAACLWREKAIATRINELPVAEKEGLKTKASAYQKALKAAGVTDRAVAKSQKNGVGGLLFLILGCLPAWIGRAFCFLPAQLAHYIKAKRVRRLEYKLPVWAGVSWGMFLVYYLLWLLIAGLSGQWLILLVAVCLGGLGYFGLYYFEYYTHWSNAQRFQRLSSAQQAALKQHRNELLPFTQ from the coding sequence ATGCTTTACTACCTGGTTCGCCCTATCGCCCGTTTGGGGACTTATATCTTTTTCCGAAAAATATACTTTGCCAACGAGGATCGGATTCCCCACAACAAATCGGTTATTTTGGCCATCAACCACCCCACGGGTTTTATGGAACCCATCATTATGGCTGTGCTGTTGAGTAAACCCTTGCACTTTCTGGTGCGGGGAGATTTTTTTTCCAAAAAAATATACGGCTCGCTGCTCCGGGCATTGCACATGATTCCGATCTTTCGGATGCGCGACACCACCGGATTCAGTGGCGTAAAGAGCAATTTCTCTACCTTTGAAGCCTGTTATGCCGGGTTAAAAGCGGGCAAAATCATCATGATTTTTCCGGAAGGCCGTACCGAGCTGGAAAAACGATTGCGCCCCCTGCAACGTGGTTTGGTGCGCATCGCTTTTGGCACGCTGGAACGCTACCCCGATTTGGAAGACCTGTACGTTGTCCCGGTAGGCGTCAATTTTACCGATGGTGAACAAGCCCGTAGCGAGGTGATGATCAATTTTGGAGAACCCCTTTCGACCCGCACTTTTTACCAAACGGGCACTGCGACGGAAGGAGATGCACTATTGGAAGCACTTGCGGCGGCCATGGCCAAAAACATCGTCATTGTGAAAGATGCTGCCGATGACGAGCTGGCAGAGATTTTACTCACCCTGGATCGCAACGAACGCCGGGAAAAAATCTTCCCGGTTATAGCAGATGATGCAGCTTGTTTGTGGCGGGAGAAAGCCATTGCTACCCGCATCAATGAACTACCAGTGGCCGAAAAAGAAGGGTTAAAAACCAAGGCAAGCGCTTACCAAAAAGCACTAAAGGCAGCCGGTGTAACCGATCGTGCCGTTGCAAAATCTCAAAAAAATGGGGTAGGGGGGCTGCTGTTCCTGATTTTGGGCTGCTTACCCGCCTGGATCGGGCGGGCGTTTTGTTTTCTGCCTGCGCAATTGGCGCATTACATCAAAGCCAAAAGGGTGCGCCGCCTGGAGTACAAACTTCCGGTATGGGCGGGGGTATCCTGGGGAATGTTTTTGGTGTATTATCTCTTGTGGTTGTTGATTGCCGGGCTTTCGGGGCAATGGCTGATTTTGCTCGTTGCGGTATGCTTGGGTGGATTGGGTTATTTTGGCCTGTATTACTTTGAGTATTACACGCATTGGAGCAATGCACAGCGGTTTCAAAGGCTGTCTTCAGCACAACAAGCTGCACTTAAACAACACCGCAACGAACTACTGCCATTCACGCAATAA
- the miaA gene encoding tRNA (adenosine(37)-N6)-dimethylallyltransferase MiaA — MEAAVIFPEKKYLIVIGGPTASGKTALAIRLAQYFHTEILSADSRQFYQEMTIGTAKASAEELDMVPHHFINSLSIREAYNVGDFERDALALLAQLYQKHQVVILAGGSSLYIKALCEGLDVFPDVPTQIREEVEALYQSAGLAALQKELTQVDPVYFAEVDQSNPHRLIRAISVFRASGLPFSSFRTQQAEPRFFTPIYLWLEVPREILYERINQRVDQMLEHGLETEARSLFEQRHLNALQTVGYQELFDYFVGNISREEAIELIKRNSRRYAKRQGTWMRRDGFWHLFAPEQWEDILKFVQSIVSF, encoded by the coding sequence GTGGAGGCAGCAGTCATTTTTCCGGAAAAAAAATACCTCATCGTGATCGGTGGCCCCACGGCCAGTGGTAAAACCGCTTTGGCCATCCGCCTGGCCCAGTATTTTCATACGGAGATTCTTTCTGCTGACAGTCGTCAGTTTTATCAGGAAATGACCATTGGAACGGCCAAAGCTTCTGCCGAAGAGCTCGACATGGTTCCTCACCACTTCATCAACAGCCTTTCCATTCGTGAAGCATACAATGTTGGCGATTTTGAACGCGATGCCCTGGCGCTCCTGGCTCAATTGTACCAAAAGCATCAGGTTGTCATTCTGGCGGGAGGTTCCAGTTTGTACATCAAAGCACTGTGCGAGGGCTTGGATGTTTTTCCCGATGTACCCACCCAGATTCGGGAAGAAGTGGAAGCTTTGTACCAAAGCGCCGGACTCGCCGCCTTGCAAAAGGAACTGACCCAGGTTGATCCCGTCTATTTCGCCGAAGTGGATCAATCCAATCCGCACCGTTTGATCCGGGCGATCTCGGTTTTTCGCGCCTCGGGGCTTCCTTTTTCCAGTTTCCGCACCCAGCAGGCTGAACCGCGGTTTTTTACCCCCATTTATCTTTGGTTGGAGGTTCCGCGTGAAATCCTGTACGAGCGTATCAACCAACGGGTAGATCAGATGTTGGAGCATGGCCTGGAAACTGAAGCCCGCAGTTTGTTTGAGCAGCGGCACCTGAACGCCCTACAAACCGTAGGCTACCAGGAGTTGTTTGACTATTTTGTAGGCAACATCTCCCGTGAAGAAGCGATTGAACTCATCAAACGCAACAGCCGCCGGTACGCCAAACGCCAGGGCACCTGGATGCGTAGGGATGGGTTTTGGCATCTGTTTGCACCCGAACAATGGGAAGATATTTTGAAGTTTGTACAATCAATTGTCTCTTTCTAA
- a CDS encoding translation initiation factor, whose product MAKKDKNKDNNNKGRSGVVYSTDPDFEYKYEEEEEVPEVAPNQQKLRVFIDRKQRGGKEVTLITGFAGPQSALEELGKFLKTKCGVGGSAKDGEIIVQGDHRERVVQLLLEKGFTGTKKAGG is encoded by the coding sequence ATGGCCAAAAAAGACAAAAACAAGGACAACAACAACAAAGGACGCAGTGGCGTAGTGTACTCCACCGATCCCGATTTTGAATACAAATACGAGGAAGAGGAAGAAGTGCCAGAGGTAGCGCCCAACCAACAAAAACTCCGGGTATTCATCGACCGCAAACAACGCGGCGGCAAAGAAGTGACCCTCATTACCGGCTTTGCTGGCCCGCAATCCGCCCTCGAAGAATTGGGCAAATTCCTCAAAACCAAATGTGGGGTTGGCGGCTCCGCCAAAGACGGCGAAATCATCGTGCAAGGCGACCACCGCGAGCGGGTGGTACAGCTGTTGTTGGAAAAGGGGTTTACGGGAACGAAAAAAGCGGGAGGGTGA
- a CDS encoding DUF3810 family protein, which produces MNNLRWNLFWIFAGIFVLLTKTFLPNGSTVVEQVYSRGLFIGVRWVFDMLSWSPIPLMYCFWIIVLWGAWRKIRSWRKNGFSILQFALGTASFVGALLFFFFLLWGFNYSRVPIEKQLGLELKPLNKAEIEAAFEKETTRLIDLRSHLTNARRRPLQRSDFPEKLERTVREGLETWLAAHNFPTAGRVRGRLLYPRGVFLRFSTAGLYFPYTGEGHIDPGLHPLQWPYTLTHELGHGYGFGDEGTCNFLALMGCDESKNVAIRYSGRLNYWRSLAAQYRRYNPEVFKTVRESLPPEIQMDLNVINEAMLRYPDFIPDLQPRIYNAYLKSQGIAEGVLNYDRVVMLAEAFERDQQ; this is translated from the coding sequence ATGAATAACTTAAGATGGAATTTGTTTTGGATTTTTGCAGGTATTTTTGTTTTGCTGACCAAAACTTTTCTCCCCAATGGATCGACGGTAGTGGAGCAGGTGTACAGTCGTGGCCTATTTATTGGCGTACGTTGGGTATTTGATATGTTGTCCTGGAGCCCCATTCCATTGATGTACTGCTTTTGGATAATTGTACTATGGGGGGCATGGCGCAAGATCCGAAGCTGGCGCAAAAATGGTTTTTCCATCTTACAGTTTGCCCTCGGAACAGCGTCTTTTGTGGGGGCACTGCTGTTCTTTTTTTTCCTGCTCTGGGGCTTCAACTATAGCCGGGTACCCATCGAAAAACAGTTGGGACTTGAATTAAAACCCCTCAACAAAGCGGAAATAGAAGCCGCCTTCGAAAAAGAAACCACCCGTTTGATCGACCTGCGCTCCCACCTCACCAATGCCCGCCGGCGTCCACTACAGCGCAGTGATTTTCCCGAAAAGCTGGAACGAACGGTAAGAGAAGGTTTGGAAACCTGGCTCGCTGCACATAATTTCCCTACGGCGGGTCGGGTCAGAGGCCGACTGCTGTATCCTCGGGGTGTTTTTTTGCGCTTCAGTACGGCGGGTTTGTATTTTCCCTATACGGGTGAAGGGCACATCGATCCAGGCCTACATCCCCTGCAATGGCCCTATACCCTCACACACGAACTAGGCCACGGCTATGGTTTTGGCGACGAAGGAACCTGTAATTTTTTGGCCCTGATGGGTTGCGATGAATCCAAGAATGTGGCAATCCGGTACTCGGGACGGCTCAATTACTGGCGTAGCCTCGCCGCGCAATACCGGCGCTACAATCCCGAAGTTTTTAAAACGGTTCGGGAGAGTCTGCCTCCCGAAATCCAGATGGACCTGAACGTCATCAACGAAGCGATGCTGCGCTACCCGGACTTCATTCCCGACCTGCAACCCCGCATCTACAATGCCTACCTCAAAAGTCAGGGCATTGCGGAAGGGGTGTTGAATTATGATCGGGTGGTGATGCTTGCAGAAGCGTTTGAGCGCGATCAGCAATGA
- the trxA gene encoding thioredoxin encodes MAFEFTDSNFTEKTAEGVVLVDFWATWCGPCRAIAPTIEELYSDYKDKALVGKLDVDHNPEVAMKYGIRSIPTLLILKDGKVVHQHVGLATKQVLANKLDALVETTV; translated from the coding sequence ATGGCATTCGAATTCACGGATTCAAACTTCACTGAAAAGACCGCTGAGGGCGTTGTATTGGTTGACTTTTGGGCTACCTGGTGCGGACCTTGTCGTGCCATTGCTCCAACCATCGAAGAGTTGTATTCCGACTATAAAGATAAAGCGTTGGTGGGTAAACTCGACGTTGACCACAACCCTGAAGTAGCGATGAAGTACGGCATTCGCAGTATCCCAACTTTGTTGATCCTCAAGGATGGAAAGGTTGTACACCAGCATGTAGGTTTGGCCACCAAGCAGGTTCTCGCCAATAAGCTGGATGCATTGGTAGAAACGACCGTATAA
- a CDS encoding DUF58 domain-containing protein, with protein sequence MKLLDNYEVRDLGNLELLAQQVVEGFIIGLHKSPFHGFSVEFAEHRLYNQGESTRNIDWKVYARTDKMFSKRFEEETNLRCQIVIDGSSSMYFPEDTGQKPYVNKLNFAALGAAALMNLLQKQRDAFGLTLFDSQVNTHTRCKTSTTHYRLLLSQLDRLLSNPERNKTTAAADALHQIADSIHKRSLVVIFSDMFEHHADMDTLFSALQHLKHNKHEVILFHVVDKSKEIQFEFENRPYLFIDMETGEKLRLQSNQIKKHYIEQMGKFMDELKMKCLQYQIDFVEADIHQGFRNVLQTYLVKRSRMKA encoded by the coding sequence ATGAAGTTACTCGACAATTACGAAGTACGCGATTTGGGCAACCTCGAATTGCTGGCCCAACAGGTCGTAGAGGGGTTCATCATTGGTTTGCACAAAAGCCCCTTCCACGGTTTTTCGGTGGAATTTGCCGAGCACCGTTTGTACAACCAGGGGGAAAGTACCCGCAACATCGATTGGAAAGTTTACGCCCGCACCGACAAGATGTTCTCTAAACGTTTTGAGGAAGAAACCAATCTGCGTTGTCAAATTGTCATCGATGGCTCTTCTTCGATGTACTTCCCGGAAGATACCGGCCAAAAACCTTATGTCAATAAACTGAACTTTGCTGCCCTGGGTGCTGCGGCACTGATGAACCTGTTGCAAAAACAAAGAGATGCTTTTGGCCTTACTTTGTTCGACAGCCAGGTCAACACCCATACCCGTTGCAAAACCAGCACTACCCATTATCGCCTTTTGCTTTCCCAGCTCGATCGATTGCTCAGCAATCCGGAACGCAATAAGACGACGGCTGCTGCCGACGCCCTCCACCAAATTGCCGACAGCATTCACAAACGCTCACTGGTGGTCATTTTTAGCGACATGTTTGAGCATCATGCCGACATGGATACCCTCTTTTCCGCGCTGCAGCACCTCAAACACAACAAACACGAAGTGATCCTTTTTCACGTAGTGGACAAATCCAAAGAAATTCAATTTGAATTTGAAAACCGTCCGTATCTCTTCATCGATATGGAAACGGGAGAAAAATTGCGCCTGCAATCCAATCAAATCAAAAAACACTACATCGAACAGATGGGCAAGTTCATGGATGAACTAAAAATGAAATGCCTGCAATACCAAATCGATTTTGTGGAAGCCGATATCCACCAGGGTTTTAGAAACGTGCTGCAAACCTATCTGGTGAAACGTTCACGGATGAAAGCATAG
- a CDS encoding cytochrome P460 family protein codes for MTKMMLFVCLLIAGTILVLSACTRESENISPEPNTGTEYIAVDADFQNFRNWTVVTQLSQALSADGRAHTDAARTIWIKQADAKRGPNGQYPNGTILVKEVQGGYGIVAMVKRGGDYNSAHNGWEWFRLDSAGKITTRNSASICNNCHAQVKNLDYAFTKN; via the coding sequence ATGACCAAAATGATGCTATTTGTTTGCCTACTGATTGCAGGCACCATTCTCGTTTTAAGTGCTTGCACCAGGGAATCAGAAAACATTTCCCCCGAACCCAATACCGGAACCGAGTACATTGCCGTAGACGCCGATTTCCAAAATTTCCGCAACTGGACTGTCGTAACCCAGCTTTCCCAAGCCCTTTCCGCTGATGGACGCGCACATACCGATGCCGCCCGTACCATCTGGATCAAACAAGCTGACGCGAAACGTGGCCCAAATGGACAATACCCCAACGGTACCATCCTCGTCAAAGAAGTACAGGGTGGCTATGGCATTGTGGCCATGGTCAAACGTGGCGGCGATTACAATTCGGCACACAACGGTTGGGAATGGTTTCGTCTGGATAGTGCAGGTAAAATCACCACCCGCAACAGCGCCAGCATTTGCAACAACTGCCATGCGCAAGTGAAGAATCTAGATTACGCGTTTACAAAAAATTAG
- a CDS encoding PPK2 family polyphosphate kinase, giving the protein MIKINDISADAPADLEKSAAKDLTKEYVDRLGELQSILTAQKKYSVLVILQGMDGSGKDGATANVFKECHPNSLQVVSFKKPTEEEFAQDFLWRVHKNAPPKGMIHIFNRSQYEDVIIQRVHKWIDEDRVKKRIASINAFEELLAYDNNTIIFKFMLHISKEQQEVELNQRLNEKEKFWKHNASDWREREHWDEYMRCYEDVLNQSSIPWTVVPVDQRWYRDYVIAKAMVEKLETLDLAYPPLQK; this is encoded by the coding sequence ATGATAAAAATAAACGATATATCTGCCGACGCGCCTGCTGATTTAGAAAAATCCGCCGCCAAAGATCTTACCAAGGAATATGTGGACCGATTAGGCGAACTCCAGTCAATACTTACTGCCCAGAAAAAATACAGTGTGCTGGTCATCCTGCAAGGTATGGATGGCAGCGGTAAGGACGGCGCAACGGCCAATGTATTCAAAGAATGTCATCCCAATAGTTTGCAGGTCGTTAGTTTTAAAAAACCCACCGAAGAAGAGTTCGCCCAGGATTTTTTGTGGCGTGTTCACAAAAATGCCCCGCCTAAAGGCATGATCCACATCTTTAACCGTTCACAATACGAGGACGTCATCATTCAACGGGTGCACAAATGGATCGATGAGGACCGGGTCAAAAAACGTATCGCTTCCATCAATGCCTTTGAAGAATTGTTGGCCTACGACAACAACACCATCATCTTCAAATTCATGCTCCACATTTCCAAGGAACAACAGGAGGTAGAGCTGAACCAGCGTTTGAACGAAAAGGAAAAATTCTGGAAGCACAATGCCAGCGATTGGAGGGAACGGGAACATTGGGACGAATACATGCGTTGTTACGAAGACGTGTTGAACCAGAGCAGCATTCCCTGGACCGTCGTGCCCGTGGATCAGCGCTGGTACCGCGATTACGTCATTGCAAAAGCAATGGTAGAAAAGCTGGAAACCCTGGATCTGGCCTATCCACCTCTACAAAAGTAA
- a CDS encoding RNA-binding S4 domain-containing protein, with translation MDKIRVDKWLWTVRMFKSRTMASDAVKGGRVKINGAAIKASYNIGRGEVIELKKNGFNFQFKVIELLKNRVAAPIAITCYENLTPPEELNKYNEWFVGKGGIEFRERGAGRPTKKDRREIDGFKDDWFDVEFDDES, from the coding sequence ATGGATAAAATTCGCGTTGATAAATGGCTTTGGACCGTGCGGATGTTCAAATCGCGCACCATGGCCTCCGATGCCGTCAAAGGTGGACGGGTAAAAATAAATGGGGCAGCCATCAAAGCATCTTACAACATTGGACGGGGCGAAGTGATTGAGTTGAAAAAAAATGGCTTCAACTTTCAATTCAAAGTGATCGAACTCCTCAAAAACCGCGTAGCCGCACCCATTGCCATCACTTGTTACGAAAACCTGACACCCCCGGAAGAACTCAACAAATACAATGAATGGTTTGTGGGCAAAGGGGGAATTGAGTTCCGCGAACGCGGCGCTGGCCGTCCCACTAAAAAAGACCGCCGGGAAATCGATGGCTTTAAGGACGATTGGTTTGATGTAGAGTTCGACGATGAAAGCTAA